In a single window of the Sediminicoccus sp. KRV36 genome:
- a CDS encoding DUF4169 family protein, which translates to MNLRKWRRARDKASEAAQAAANREAFGRTRGQKAQDAAEAAQRRALLEGSLMEPPEQKPRT; encoded by the coding sequence GTGAATCTTCGAAAGTGGCGCCGCGCCCGGGACAAGGCGAGCGAGGCCGCCCAGGCCGCGGCCAACCGCGAGGCCTTTGGCCGCACCCGCGGGCAAAAAGCGCAGGACGCAGCCGAGGCGGCGCAACGGCGTGCCCTGCTGGAGGGCAGCCTGATGGAGCCGCCGGAGCAGAAGCCCCGGACCTAG
- a CDS encoding cupin domain-containing protein, giving the protein MTLSQLLAPMPVEQFFAEYHDKLPLHLKGDAAKFAAVFSWRQINRLLDMTHVWSSHSLQLVLDGKPIPAEQYCTRATGRDANAQLQQPVTERVREWVAKGASIVMNDVDSLTPGLASVSDAIESAGLGKAQANVYISWQSHKAFPAHYDTHDVWAVQVEGEKYWNIWEGRAEWPISHPLWRSQDQAHHEQAKGKLRAKILMKPGDLLYLPRGWYHDALAEAPASVHVAYGAHAPNGMDVMNILMERVLYETSFRQPLPRQDGSAAAKFALTQRAGQLGARIAELAKDPKVMGVLEKFVADFRFQRGGNDLLAWRGMAPPASEDGGEAAAWRIVAGGAKPVRRGSDWVLKTTSGTLALSPIEAEAAQWLLARPDITEAELRRAHPTADAPALLAKLRDAALLIAT; this is encoded by the coding sequence ATGACGCTCTCCCAGCTGCTCGCGCCCATGCCGGTCGAGCAGTTCTTTGCCGAATATCACGATAAGCTGCCGCTCCACCTGAAAGGGGACGCAGCGAAATTCGCCGCCGTCTTCTCCTGGCGGCAGATCAACCGGCTGCTGGACATGACGCATGTCTGGTCCAGCCATTCGCTCCAGCTCGTGCTGGATGGCAAGCCCATCCCGGCCGAGCAATATTGCACCCGCGCGACCGGCCGCGACGCCAATGCGCAGCTCCAGCAGCCGGTGACGGAGCGCGTGCGCGAATGGGTCGCCAAGGGGGCCAGCATCGTCATGAATGATGTGGACAGCCTCACACCCGGCCTCGCCTCGGTCAGTGACGCGATCGAGAGCGCGGGCTTGGGCAAGGCGCAGGCGAATGTCTACATCTCCTGGCAGAGCCACAAGGCCTTCCCCGCGCATTACGACACGCATGACGTCTGGGCCGTGCAGGTCGAGGGCGAGAAATACTGGAACATCTGGGAGGGGCGCGCGGAATGGCCGATCAGCCATCCGCTCTGGCGCAGCCAGGACCAGGCGCATCATGAGCAGGCCAAGGGCAAGCTGCGCGCCAAGATCCTGATGAAGCCCGGTGACCTGCTCTACCTGCCGCGCGGCTGGTACCATGACGCGCTGGCCGAAGCCCCCGCGAGCGTGCATGTCGCCTATGGCGCGCATGCGCCCAACGGGATGGATGTGATGAATATCCTGATGGAGCGCGTCCTATACGAGACGAGCTTCCGCCAGCCCCTGCCGCGCCAGGATGGCAGTGCCGCCGCGAAATTCGCGCTGACCCAGCGCGCCGGGCAATTGGGCGCCCGCATCGCCGAGCTCGCCAAGGACCCCAAGGTGATGGGGGTGCTGGAGAAATTCGTGGCGGATTTCCGCTTCCAGCGTGGCGGCAATGACCTGCTCGCCTGGCGCGGCATGGCGCCGCCCGCCAGCGAGGATGGGGGCGAAGCCGCCGCCTGGCGCATCGTCGCCGGTGGTGCGAAGCCGGTCCGGCGCGGCAGCGACTGGGTGCTGAAAACCACCTCCGGCACACTGGCCCTCAGCCCCATCGAGGCGGAGGCAGCGCAATGGCTGTTGGCCAGGCCCGACATCACCGAGGCGGAACTGCGCCGCGCCCATCCCACGGCCGATGCCCCGGCCCTGCTCGCAAAGCTCCGCGACGCGGCGCTGCTGATCGCCACATGA
- a CDS encoding dienelactone hydrolase family protein: MQITLTAADGHSLAAYRAGPADAKAGLVIVQEIFGVNRHMRRVADSFAQAGYAVICPALFDRTERGVELGYTSDDVARGRGLRGKIDEHLTLLDVLAAAGALPAGLPRGIVGYCWGGSVAWHGATRSSAFRASVGWYGGGIAAAREEAPRCPVQLHFGEVDGSIPLSDVAAIQAARPEVEVFVYPGAGHGFGCEERGSYVAKDAEVAQTRTLEFFARHL; this comes from the coding sequence ATGCAGATCACACTCACCGCCGCCGATGGCCACAGCCTCGCCGCCTATCGGGCCGGTCCCGCCGATGCCAAGGCGGGCCTCGTCATCGTCCAGGAGATTTTCGGCGTGAACCGCCACATGCGCCGGGTGGCCGACAGCTTCGCCCAGGCTGGCTACGCGGTGATCTGCCCTGCCCTGTTCGACCGCACCGAGCGCGGTGTGGAACTGGGCTACACCAGCGATGATGTGGCCCGCGGCCGCGGCCTGCGCGGCAAGATTGACGAGCATCTCACCCTGCTCGATGTGCTGGCAGCCGCCGGCGCCCTGCCGGCAGGCTTGCCGCGCGGCATCGTCGGCTATTGCTGGGGTGGCAGCGTCGCCTGGCATGGCGCCACGCGCAGCTCGGCCTTTCGCGCCTCGGTCGGCTGGTATGGCGGCGGCATCGCGGCCGCCCGGGAGGAGGCGCCGCGCTGCCCCGTCCAGCTCCATTTCGGCGAGGTGGATGGCTCGATCCCACTCAGCGATGTGGCTGCCATCCAGGCCGCACGGCCCGAGGTCGAGGTCTTCGTCTATCCGGGTGCCGGGCATGGATTCGGCTGCGAGGAACGCGGGAGCTACGTCGCCAAGGATGCCGAGGTGGCCCAAACACGGACGCTCGAATTCTTCGCCAGGCATTTGTGA
- a CDS encoding NAD-glutamate dehydrogenase domain-containing protein has protein sequence MPEAPMPTDPVREEVLRSAAQGLPREARLLLPALYAALPVTELASRPPEALREAAASLAALAAHRAPGEVKLRLMPPASGRGAHGVAEIICDDMPFLVDSVLAALTREGRVVREFLHPVMAVTRDAAGALMELGVGERRDSMMRVTIGASAGHLLPGMEPGGWPQVEAALRRALHDVGIAVRDFPAMMRLLNQADAEIGGDAEAQEFLGWLRDDNFVLLGHRHLILRGDGAEVVPAENLGLLADPALPVFDALAGLPALSDRARAAFAEPAAISVAKANMRSTVHRPQHADVIATRIHDADGQVTGVRLFLGLFAAGAYNRNPRSIPLLRGKVERILTAAGVSPYSHDGRALRNILDTWPRDELFQASEAEILAGARIALDLSIRPRPALFFRPDPFGRFVSVIAWLPREGFDTRLRSHVGAMLARAHGGRLSAFYIALGDAPLARVHYIIGTDPAHPVTPDQAALEAAVAQAARSFGDKLADVLVEERGEAAASAALTLWRDAFPPSYRETETPGQAVADLSLAEAALASGRIEAAVLQPPGCPANRILLRLAVPGHALALADALPLFESLDLRAIEEVPHRLTPQGAARVSLHVFTLDAGVEFHADRAEALLQALEALLAGEVEADGFNRLVLRAGLDWRECWLLRAMYRWLKQVGFPFAQESVSAALAAQPEAAKLLLELFHARFRPDGPGPGVPEDEAAFDAAWTRLLDQVADPDADRILQRMRRLLDAMLRTNFYQAKPYLAFKLDSALAGEMPNPRPWREIFVHNASMEGCHLRAGPVARGGIRWSDRREDFRTEILGLMKAQRLKNVVIVPTGAKGGFVLKGTIPTEREAFQSTGIAAYRTLVRGMLDLTDNLHGIAVVTPPGIRRRDGDDPYIVAAADKGTATFSDIANGLSAEYGFWLGDAFASGGSAGYDHKIMGITARGAWVMIERHFVETLGRSIHDAPFTVAGVGDMSGDVFGNGLLISKQSKLVAAFDHRHIFLDPDPDPARSHAERARLFALPRSSWADYDAALISAGGGVFARNLKTIPLSPQVRALLGINAERAEPAAILQAILKLDTDLLYFGGIGTYVKASTETQAEAGDRANDAIRVDGRDIRARVVGEGANLGVTQAGRIEISRAGPSGVGGRINTDALDNSAGVSTSDHEVNIKILLTDAEASGVMTRRQRDELLVSMTDEVAALVLRDNALQSVAVTLETRAGAAALPAQAALMARLEAEGLLDRAQAGLPDAATMAARAKSGDALTRPEVVALLPFAKLWLGEVIHASTLPDEPIFAPLLRAYFPTALQAESFAVFVARHRLRRDLVATALANMVANRLGCAGLARLVAEAEPAEVVGAVWLASELFGLEERFEAAETALPEPRLAAQGVLRELLEAAAVELLLPARDGLASARASLGAGIAALTLSAMEGNAGDPALPADLAAFMAAAPRLAAAPSIVTLAGRSQATPEAAATAWAEIGAGFHLDALAEAARRMPADGPYGDRARAALLADLRATQARLAAARLAGGPAEASEAQQKLVREAAIQADFASVTVATRALAAL, from the coding sequence ATGCCCGAAGCCCCGATGCCCACCGACCCGGTGCGTGAGGAAGTGCTGCGCTCCGCCGCCCAGGGCCTGCCGCGGGAGGCCAGGCTTCTGCTGCCCGCGCTCTACGCCGCGCTGCCGGTCACCGAGCTCGCTTCCCGCCCGCCCGAGGCGCTGCGCGAGGCGGCCGCCTCTCTGGCCGCGCTGGCCGCCCATCGCGCCCCGGGCGAGGTGAAGCTGCGCCTCATGCCACCCGCCTCCGGGCGTGGGGCGCATGGGGTCGCTGAAATCATCTGTGATGACATGCCCTTCCTGGTGGATTCCGTCCTGGCCGCGCTGACGCGTGAGGGCCGGGTGGTGCGGGAATTCCTCCATCCGGTGATGGCGGTGACGCGCGATGCCGCCGGCGCCCTCATGGAACTGGGCGTGGGAGAGCGCCGCGACAGCATGATGCGCGTCACCATCGGCGCCAGCGCTGGCCATCTTCTGCCCGGCATGGAGCCGGGCGGCTGGCCCCAGGTGGAAGCGGCCCTGCGCCGCGCGCTGCATGATGTGGGCATCGCGGTGCGGGACTTTCCGGCCATGATGCGGCTGCTGAACCAGGCAGATGCCGAGATCGGCGGCGATGCCGAAGCCCAGGAATTCCTGGGCTGGCTGCGGGATGACAACTTCGTGCTGCTCGGCCACCGCCATTTGATCCTGCGGGGCGATGGGGCCGAGGTGGTGCCCGCCGAAAATCTCGGCCTCCTGGCCGACCCGGCGCTGCCGGTCTTCGACGCGCTCGCGGGCCTGCCCGCGCTCTCCGATCGCGCGCGCGCGGCCTTCGCGGAGCCGGCGGCCATCAGCGTGGCCAAGGCCAATATGCGCAGCACCGTCCACCGGCCGCAGCATGCCGATGTGATCGCGACGCGCATCCACGATGCCGATGGGCAGGTGACGGGCGTGCGGCTCTTCCTCGGCCTGTTTGCCGCGGGGGCCTATAACCGCAACCCGCGCTCCATCCCGCTGCTGCGTGGCAAGGTGGAGCGGATTCTCACGGCCGCCGGCGTCTCGCCCTACAGCCATGATGGCCGCGCGTTGCGCAACATCCTCGACACCTGGCCGCGCGATGAATTGTTCCAGGCGAGCGAGGCGGAAATCCTGGCGGGTGCCCGCATCGCGCTGGATCTCTCGATCCGTCCGCGCCCTGCGCTGTTCTTCCGGCCCGATCCCTTCGGGCGCTTCGTCTCGGTCATCGCCTGGCTCCCGCGCGAGGGCTTCGACACGCGGCTGCGCAGCCATGTGGGCGCCATGCTGGCCCGCGCCCATGGCGGGCGGCTTTCCGCCTTCTACATCGCGCTTGGCGACGCGCCGCTGGCCCGGGTGCACTACATCATCGGCACGGACCCCGCGCATCCTGTCACGCCGGACCAGGCGGCGCTGGAGGCCGCCGTGGCCCAGGCCGCGCGCAGCTTCGGGGACAAACTCGCCGATGTGCTGGTGGAAGAACGCGGTGAGGCCGCGGCGAGCGCCGCCCTCACCCTCTGGCGGGATGCCTTCCCGCCCAGCTACCGCGAGACGGAAACGCCCGGCCAGGCCGTGGCCGATCTCAGCCTGGCGGAGGCTGCGCTGGCCAGCGGGCGGATCGAGGCGGCGGTGCTGCAACCGCCCGGCTGCCCGGCCAACCGCATTCTGCTGCGCCTTGCCGTGCCCGGCCATGCGCTTGCCCTGGCCGATGCCTTGCCGCTGTTCGAAAGCCTTGACCTGCGCGCCATCGAGGAAGTGCCACACCGGCTCACCCCTCAAGGGGCGGCCCGCGTTTCACTGCATGTGTTCACGCTGGATGCGGGCGTCGAGTTCCACGCCGACCGCGCCGAGGCGCTGCTGCAGGCGCTGGAGGCCCTGCTGGCGGGCGAGGTGGAGGCGGATGGCTTCAATCGCCTGGTCCTGCGCGCCGGCCTGGATTGGCGGGAATGCTGGCTGCTGCGCGCCATGTATCGCTGGTTGAAGCAGGTCGGCTTCCCCTTCGCGCAGGAGAGTGTCTCGGCCGCGCTGGCGGCGCAGCCTGAGGCGGCGAAGCTGCTGCTGGAGCTGTTTCATGCGCGTTTCCGCCCCGATGGCCCTGGCCCCGGAGTTCCCGAGGACGAAGCGGCATTCGACGCTGCCTGGACCAGGCTGCTGGACCAGGTGGCGGATCCCGATGCCGACCGGATTCTTCAACGCATGCGCCGGCTGCTGGATGCCATGCTGCGCACGAATTTCTACCAGGCGAAGCCCTATCTCGCCTTCAAGCTGGATTCGGCCCTGGCGGGAGAGATGCCCAACCCGCGTCCCTGGCGGGAAATCTTCGTGCACAATGCCAGCATGGAGGGCTGCCACCTGCGGGCCGGGCCGGTGGCGCGCGGCGGCATTCGCTGGTCCGACCGGCGGGAGGATTTCCGCACCGAGATCCTGGGCCTGATGAAGGCGCAGCGCCTCAAGAACGTCGTGATCGTGCCGACCGGCGCCAAGGGCGGCTTCGTGCTCAAAGGGACCATTCCAACCGAGCGCGAGGCCTTCCAGTCCACCGGCATCGCCGCCTATCGCACGCTGGTGCGCGGCATGCTGGACCTGACCGATAATCTGCACGGCATCGCGGTCGTCACCCCGCCCGGCATCCGCCGCCGCGATGGCGATGACCCCTATATCGTGGCCGCCGCCGACAAGGGCACGGCCACCTTCAGCGACATCGCCAACGGGCTCTCCGCCGAATACGGCTTCTGGCTGGGCGATGCCTTCGCCTCGGGCGGTTCGGCGGGCTATGACCACAAGATCATGGGCATCACGGCCCGCGGCGCCTGGGTGATGATCGAGCGGCATTTCGTCGAAACCCTCGGCCGCTCCATCCATGATGCGCCCTTCACGGTGGCCGGCGTGGGCGACATGTCGGGCGACGTCTTCGGCAATGGGCTGCTGATCTCCAAGCAATCGAAGCTCGTCGCTGCCTTCGACCACCGGCACATCTTCCTCGACCCCGATCCCGATCCGGCGCGCAGCCATGCCGAGCGCGCGCGGCTCTTTGCCCTGCCGCGTTCCTCCTGGGCGGATTACGATGCGGCGCTGATCTCGGCAGGGGGTGGGGTGTTTGCCCGCAACCTCAAGACCATCCCGCTGAGCCCCCAGGTCCGCGCGCTGCTCGGCATCAACGCCGAACGCGCGGAGCCGGCGGCCATTCTGCAAGCCATCCTGAAGCTGGACACGGACCTGCTCTATTTCGGCGGCATCGGCACCTATGTGAAGGCCAGCACCGAGACCCAGGCCGAGGCGGGGGACCGCGCCAATGACGCGATCCGCGTGGATGGCCGCGACATCCGCGCGCGGGTGGTGGGGGAAGGCGCCAACCTCGGCGTGACGCAGGCGGGCCGCATCGAGATTTCCCGCGCGGGCCCATCAGGAGTGGGGGGACGCATCAACACCGACGCGCTGGACAATTCCGCCGGCGTCAGCACCTCCGACCATGAGGTGAACATCAAGATCCTGCTGACCGATGCCGAGGCCTCGGGCGTGATGACCCGCCGCCAGCGCGACGAACTCCTGGTCAGCATGACCGATGAGGTCGCGGCACTCGTCCTGCGGGACAATGCGCTGCAATCCGTCGCCGTCACGCTGGAGACCCGCGCCGGTGCCGCGGCGCTGCCCGCCCAGGCCGCGCTGATGGCGCGGCTGGAGGCGGAGGGCCTGCTGGACCGCGCCCAGGCCGGGCTGCCCGATGCGGCTACCATGGCGGCCCGCGCCAAATCCGGCGATGCGCTGACCCGGCCGGAGGTCGTGGCGCTGCTGCCCTTCGCCAAGCTCTGGCTGGGCGAGGTGATCCATGCCTCCACCTTGCCCGATGAGCCGATTTTCGCGCCGCTGCTGCGCGCCTATTTCCCGACCGCGCTGCAGGCCGAGAGTTTCGCGGTCTTCGTCGCCCGGCACCGCCTGCGCCGCGACCTGGTCGCGACGGCTCTCGCCAATATGGTGGCCAACCGGCTGGGCTGCGCGGGCCTCGCGCGGCTGGTCGCCGAGGCTGAGCCGGCTGAGGTGGTGGGCGCTGTCTGGCTCGCCTCGGAACTCTTCGGCCTGGAAGAGCGTTTCGAGGCGGCGGAAACCGCCTTGCCCGAGCCACGCCTCGCGGCCCAGGGGGTCCTGCGCGAGTTGCTGGAGGCTGCCGCCGTCGAGCTTCTGCTGCCAGCGCGTGATGGCCTGGCTTCGGCGCGCGCCAGCCTCGGGGCGGGCATCGCGGCACTGACACTCTCGGCGATGGAAGGCAATGCCGGCGATCCGGCGCTGCCGGCCGATCTCGCTGCCTTCATGGCCGCCGCCCCACGGCTGGCGGCCGCCCCTTCGATCGTCACGCTGGCGGGCCGGAGCCAGGCCACGCCGGAAGCGGCGGCGACGGCCTGGGCCGAAATTGGCGCTGGCTTCCACCTCGATGCCCTGGCGGAGGCGGCGCGGCGCATGCCGGCCGATGGCCCTTATGGCGACCGTGCACGGGCGGCGCTGCTGGCGGATTTGCGGGCCACCCAGGCAAGGCTGGCGGCCGCGCGGCTGGCCGGCGGCCCGGCGGAGGCCAGCGAGGCGCAGCAAAAGCTTGTGCGCGAGGCGGCGATCCAGGCCGATTTCGCCTCGGTCACCGTGGCCACGCGGGCGCTGGCGGCGCTGTAG
- a CDS encoding OmpA family protein, which produces MIRALLLLLAMMAPAAAQLRDFSCVGAERLEGDAVSLDFQRGADRLTPEAIAVLAPLAESGKAAPERNFCVLGFAASPEGGAQTASRLAARRARAVALQLSQLGIERDRVRAEARTRGFSTPREGRGVDRRAGARIILLPLS; this is translated from the coding sequence ATGATCCGCGCGCTGCTGCTCCTGCTGGCGATGATGGCGCCGGCTGCCGCCCAGCTGCGCGACTTTTCCTGCGTCGGTGCGGAGCGTCTGGAGGGGGACGCGGTCTCCCTTGATTTCCAGCGCGGTGCCGACCGGCTGACGCCGGAAGCCATCGCCGTCCTGGCGCCCCTGGCCGAAAGCGGGAAGGCCGCGCCAGAACGCAATTTCTGTGTGCTCGGCTTCGCCGCCAGCCCAGAGGGTGGCGCGCAGACCGCAAGCCGCCTGGCGGCCCGCCGCGCCCGCGCCGTGGCGCTGCAACTCTCCCAACTCGGCATCGAACGCGACCGCGTTCGCGCCGAGGCACGCACCCGCGGCTTCTCCACCCCAAGGGAGGGACGAGGGGTGGACCGCCGCGCCGGCGCGCGCATCATCCTGCTCCCGCTTTCGTGA
- a CDS encoding MFS transporter produces the protein MTRREWAWASYDWANSAFPTVVSTFVIAAYFTRGIAPDPVSGQVMWGWMQALVGLSIGLLSPLLGAIADAGGRRRLMLLICTLLTALFTAGIWFARPEPGYAAWALLCVALATLCFELGTVFYNAMLPEATTRERLGRLSGIGWALGYAGGLACLVLCLALLVQPNPSFFGLDRDSAEHVRATALLVAAWLLIFAWPVLVFLPEKSASRTPWGIAATQGVAELLRLLRGLPRQRVIARFLLARLFYTDGLNVLFAFGAIYAAGVFGMGFEEILLFGIALNVTGGLGAFAGGWVEERLGARTTILCALLALMALGGGMLVVDSKSAFWVLGVLLGLFFGPAQAASRSLMAQLAPPAEIAAYFGLFALSGRATGFLGPAALALVTDLTKSQRAGMAVVILLLATGAAILASLPRTPPQGGQERVG, from the coding sequence ATGACGCGCCGCGAATGGGCTTGGGCCAGCTATGATTGGGCCAATAGCGCCTTCCCGACGGTGGTCTCCACCTTCGTCATCGCCGCCTATTTCACCCGGGGTATCGCCCCCGACCCTGTCTCCGGCCAGGTGATGTGGGGCTGGATGCAGGCGCTGGTGGGGCTGTCCATCGGCCTGCTCTCACCGCTGCTGGGCGCCATCGCCGATGCGGGCGGCCGGCGCCGGCTGATGCTGCTGATCTGCACGCTGCTGACCGCGCTTTTCACCGCCGGCATCTGGTTCGCGCGGCCCGAGCCCGGCTACGCGGCCTGGGCACTGCTCTGCGTCGCGCTGGCTACCTTGTGCTTCGAACTCGGCACGGTCTTCTACAACGCCATGCTGCCCGAGGCGACCACGCGCGAGCGGCTGGGCCGCCTCTCGGGCATTGGCTGGGCGTTGGGCTATGCGGGCGGGTTGGCTTGCCTCGTGCTGTGCCTGGCGCTGCTGGTGCAGCCCAACCCCTCATTCTTCGGGCTGGATCGCGATTCGGCCGAGCATGTGCGCGCCACGGCGCTGCTGGTCGCGGCCTGGTTGCTCATCTTCGCCTGGCCCGTGCTGGTCTTTCTGCCGGAAAAAAGCGCCAGCCGGACGCCCTGGGGCATCGCGGCCACCCAGGGGGTTGCGGAGCTGCTGCGGCTGCTGCGTGGGCTGCCCCGCCAGCGCGTCATCGCGCGCTTCCTGCTGGCGCGGCTTTTCTACACCGATGGATTGAACGTGCTCTTTGCCTTTGGGGCGATCTATGCGGCGGGCGTCTTTGGCATGGGTTTCGAAGAGATCCTGCTTTTTGGTATCGCGCTGAACGTCACGGGTGGCCTCGGCGCCTTCGCTGGCGGCTGGGTGGAGGAGAGGCTGGGCGCGCGCACCACCATCCTTTGCGCGCTGCTGGCGCTGATGGCCCTGGGCGGCGGCATGCTGGTGGTGGACAGCAAATCCGCCTTCTGGGTGCTTGGCGTCCTGCTCGGCCTGTTTTTCGGCCCGGCCCAGGCGGCCAGCCGCAGCCTGATGGCGCAGCTGGCGCCACCGGCCGAGATCGCCGCCTATTTCGGCTTGTTCGCCCTCTCGGGACGGGCCACGGGCTTCCTCGGCCCCGCCGCCCTGGCGCTGGTGACGGATCTCACCAAAAGCCAGCGCGCCGGCATGGCCGTGGTCATTCTGCTGCTGGCCACCGGTGCCGCGATCCTCGCCAGCCTGCCCCGGACGCCTCCCCAGGGCGGGCAGGAGCGTGTGGGCTGA
- a CDS encoding sulfotransferase family 2 domain-containing protein encodes MPVSPNGETSQPRLVFLHVPRSGGTTLHEAFAAKFTDSEICRERMNRLERVGSAELGTYHLFSGHYRFEHLALIPPPRLAVTVLREPRARLFSLYHHWRRHWADLAREDRGLRHAQQLDLIDFLRSPDIAVVEAFDNAMARQLAGDSRARAPGTYTRWAWADQRPLAEAEIVAAACRNLMALDAIGFTRSLDALHGFVCRRMGWPLPQPLPRRNAMMEAAWGVHPAKPERLSDEVVEALNHLTRLDRQVWDFARIQAGAEGLFRPTAPPAPAWPR; translated from the coding sequence ATGCCAGTTTCACCCAATGGTGAAACCTCACAGCCAAGGCTGGTCTTCCTGCATGTCCCGCGCAGTGGCGGGACGACGCTGCATGAGGCCTTCGCCGCGAAGTTCACGGACTCCGAGATTTGCCGCGAAAGGATGAACCGGCTGGAGCGTGTCGGCAGCGCTGAATTGGGCACATACCACCTCTTTTCAGGCCATTACCGCTTCGAACACCTCGCCCTGATCCCGCCACCGCGCTTGGCCGTCACCGTGCTCCGCGAACCGCGCGCCAGGTTGTTTTCGCTGTATCATCACTGGCGGCGGCATTGGGCGGATCTGGCCAGGGAGGATCGTGGCCTGCGCCACGCACAGCAGCTGGACCTGATCGATTTCCTGCGCTCCCCGGACATCGCGGTGGTGGAGGCCTTTGACAATGCCATGGCCCGCCAATTGGCCGGCGACAGCCGCGCACGAGCGCCCGGCACCTATACCCGCTGGGCCTGGGCGGACCAACGCCCACTGGCCGAAGCGGAGATCGTGGCGGCGGCCTGCCGCAACCTGATGGCCCTGGATGCCATCGGCTTCACGCGCTCGCTCGATGCCCTGCACGGCTTCGTCTGCAGGCGGATGGGATGGCCCCTCCCGCAACCCCTGCCGCGCCGTAACGCGATGATGGAGGCCGCCTGGGGCGTGCACCCGGCAAAGCCGGAGCGGCTGAGTGATGAGGTCGTCGAGGCCCTCAATCACCTCACCCGGCTTGACCGGCAGGTGTGGGATTTCGCTCGCATTCAGGCGGGCGCGGAGGGCCTGTTCCGCCCTACAGCGCCGCCAGCGCCCGCGTGGCCACGGTGA